The Mycolicibacterium fluoranthenivorans genomic interval GATCGCGGGTCACTCGCATCACGCCGAAGCCGATATCATCGTCCTCGCCCAGCACGTTGGTGAAAACGTGGTGGCGGTAGTTGTGCGAGGTCTTCCACTGCGCAGAAGGGGCAACCATGTCCCACTCCCAGGTGGTCGAGTGAATCTCCGGGTCATTCATCCAGTCCCACTGACCGTGGGACACGTTGTGGCCGATCTCCATGTTTTCGACGCTCTTGGAATAGGCCAGCGCGGCGGTGCCGAGGGCCCAGCCGGTTTTCGACCGGCTTCCCGCGATGAGAAAACGCGCCGCGAGGCCGAGTATCCGTTGGAACCTGATGGTGCCCCTAATGTAGGCGGCATCATGCGCTCCGAGCGAATCCTCGACGCTGCGCCGGATGGCATCGAGTTCCTCGCCGAGATTCTGGATATCGTTCGGGCTCAGGTGCTTATAGCGATCAAGATTGGTGATGGCCATGGCGAAGTTGTCCTCGGTCGTGCGAATGAAATGGGCCAGGATCTGGCCTTCATTGATCCAGCGGCTGCGGTGAGTCGCCGATCACGGTGGAAATGGGACCCGCGCGTGACGCGCGGGTCCCATTTCCGTCATGGCGCGTGGAGGGTCAGAGTGCCCGAACGCGGCTGGCCTGCGCGCCCTTGGCGCCCTGGGTTGAGTTCGAACTCGACCCGTTGATTCTCTTCGAGGCTGCGGAAGCCTCCGCCGTCGATCTCGGAATAGTGGACGAACACATCCGGGCCCTCGGTCTGAGCGATGAAGCCGAAGCCCTTCTCAGCGTTGAACCACTTCACAGTTCCCTGTGTCATTTGCTTCTCCTTGTCAGGATTGCGGTCCGCACTGCGCGGACCGGCAGCCGATTGGTTGAGACGGCTGCTTCTGAGTTGTCCTGCAACAAGAAAAAGACGCCCGCACCAAGTTCTGCGCGAGCGTGTACGAACACGAACACTTGAAACCATCGACCTGATATGTACAACGCCGACCGGCTGCGTTTAGTTCCCCGTCGAACCCCTCCCGCTGGGAATAGCGAAAAGTTTTCTGCGCAAGGACTTCCGGCCCTAGTACCGACTGTCACCACGTGGTCCGATCAAGTTGTTTCTCGGACAACAACTACTCGCAATGGGACATCATGACTCACCTTCCGGCGCAGGGCGGGCCCCGGTCACTGCTGCGCGACGTCTCGACCGCGTCCACTCGGCCCGCAACCGCGGCGGCGGTATCCATGCCGGCGATCTGCGTGCAGGCCAATGGCGAGTTGGCGGTTCAACAGCGCGCCGTGCCCACCCCGGGGGCCGGCGAGCTGCTGTTGCGGACCGTCGTCTCCGCGCTGTGCGGCACCGACCTGCACCGGTTCCGCGGAGCACAGTCGTACGGCAACGACACCGACGTGTTCGGCCACGAATCAGTCGGAGTGGTGCAACATTGCGACTCCGGCCGGTTCGCCCAAGGCGACCGTGTTCTGCACGTGCCCTTCCCCACCGACGGTAAGGTCTTCGCGCCCTACCAACTGGCGCGGGAGACCAACGTCGTGCCCATTCCCGCGGCGTTGCCGTCGGACATCGGCGTCTTCGCGCAGCAGCTCGGCACGGTGATCTATGCACTGCGCAACTTCTGGCCTTCGCCGCAGCCGCCGCGCAGCGCGTTCGTCGCCGGTGCCGGACCGGCCGGTCTGATGTTCATCCAGTTGCTCCGCGAACGCGGCTGTGAACAGATCTACGTGTCCGAGCCGGATGAGCATCGCCGCCGACTGGCGACATCCTTCGGCGCAATCCCGGACGAGGACGGCACTCCCCCGGTCGAGCTCAGCATCGACGCCTCCGGCATGCCGGGAGTACGCCGTAAGTGCTGGCAGCGAACCGCCTCCTTCGGCACCGTGGGGATCTACGGACTCCCCGACGACGAACCCGGCGACCTGGAAGTGTCGGTGCTGGGTCTGGTGGCGAAGAATCTCCACCTGGTCGGAGCGATCGGTTCGCAGGCAGAACCCGGCCTGCGGTCCTTCCACGACGCGCTCGACCTGCTCGTCGCCCGCCGCATCGAGGTCGACCGGCTCATCTCGCACCGCATCGACCTCGACGGGCTGCCCGAGATCGCTCCACGCGCCGCCCGCGTCGAGGACGGGATCGTCAAAGTACTCGTCGACTTCGACGCACCCACGCCGGTTCACAGGTAGTCCCCGCGGGTGTCACGCTATGAGGCCCGGACACCTGCAGGAGAATCGACCTGATGCAGCTGTCGCCACACCTCGTAGGCCCGACAATGATGGTCGTGTGCGCGGCGATGGTGCTTGCCGCCGCGGCCATCTACTGGTCAACAGCGCTCGGCTCGGCGTGGACGGTGCCACGCGCCGCGGTGCGCGCAGTACTGCAGCTTGTTGCGGTCGCCGCCATTCTGGCTACCGCGCTGAGCAACCTGCGGACGTCACTCGTGGTGCTGGGGATCATGTTCGTCGCCGCGACGGTGACCGCAGCGCGCCGCAGCCGGTGCAACCGTTCCTGGCTACTCGCGGTAGCGCTCGCATCAGGCATGATTTCGGTAGTGCCACTGCTGCTTTCAACCGGGCTGGTGCCCATCACCGGTATCGCCATCGTGCCTATTGCCGGCATCCTGCTGGGAAGCACCATGACCGCCGTCGCGGTGGCTGCACGGCGGGCACTCGACACGCTTGCTACCCGTGCCGGCGAGGTCGAGGCATTACTCAGCCTCGGATTCAGCGACCGGCTCGCGCGGATGGAAATCATCGGTCCTACTGGCGCGGACGCACTCCTGCCCAACCTCGACCAAACCAGGACGGTGGGTGTGGTTACCCTCCCCGGCGCCTTCGTCGGGGTGCTGCTCAGTACCGGATCTGCGATGCAAGCCGGCGCAGTCCAGATCCTGATCCTGGTGTCGATACTGCTGTCGCAGACCTGCGCAGTCGCCGCAACGCTGGAGTTGATCGCATCAGGCAAGATCAACCGTACCGACCGAGCTCACGACGCGCCGTGGCGACGGTGGAACCCACCGACCAGAGGATGAGAGCCTTCTTACGCGGCCCACTTCTGTTGTCTCACAACGGGACATCTAGGCCGCGCGGGGCATATCGCCCGCTGCTCGTGCTGCTGGGAGTGATGCCGGACGGCCCACGGCAGTGGCCCAACCGACGATGCTCAGATAGAGCCCGGCCAGGGCGACGATCACCGTGCCCACCTGCCACCAGGGCGCCTGGGCAACGACGTCGTTTCCCCAGGACAGGTAGGCATACGGGAAGGTCATCAGTGCCACACCCTTGAATGCGGTGAGCCATCCCAACAGTGAGACGATCGCCGCGGGAGCCCCACGCCAGTACGGGTGCAAAACGATGATGGTCAGACCTATCGGCAGGACGAATGCACCGGCGACCCACGGCCATACGACGTTCGCGTCAAATTCAGCCAGCAGTGTCCGCAGGGCGGAGGCGCGCGTCAGCATCGTGGACGCGGCAACGAGAAGGTAGGGCCCGAGCACTCGGGCGAACAGGCTCGTGCGGGTGTGGAGGTGCGGTAACGCTCTCATGGTGCGTCTCCTTCGGACATCGGCTACGCCGGCGGTGACCTGGTGGGGACCCACGAGATCCCCTGAGTCATTCGACCCCCGCACCGGCCCCTGGAGCTAGGGACCGATGTCCTGCCGGTGAAGGACGATGGTCACCCGAACCTCCACCGTGACCTCGGTGTGCAGCGGTTCTTCCTCCCAGCCAGCTTTGCCGGCCGGGAGGCACGTTAATCTCTTGGTCGCGGCGCGTTGCCGCGTTTGCTAGGAGGTATTACCCATGCGCTCTTTCAGCGTGGCAGTGGTCGTCACGGTGGCCGCCACATTCGGTTGCTCCGGCGTGGCGGTGGCGGCCCCGAAGGACTACTGCGCCGACCTCAAAGGCGGCAACACCGGCAGCACGTGTGAGATCCAACTCTCCGATCCCGCGTACAGCGTCGACATCAGCATTCCGCTGGACTACCCCGACCAGAAGTCGGTCGCCGACTACATCTCGCAGACACGCGACGCGTTCCTCAACTCGGCCAAGTCCGGCGCGCCCCACACCTCACCGTACGAGTTGAGCATCAAGCCGACGAAGTACAACTCGTCGGTTCCGCCGCGCGGCACGCAGGCGGTGGTGTTCACGGTGACCCAGGACCTCGGCGGGAGCCAGCCGCAGACGACGTACAAGGCGTTCAACTGGGACCAGAGCTATCGCAAGGCGATCACCTACACGGCCGCGCCGGACGACAAAGAACATGCGCCGTTGTGGCGGGTGGACGATCCCCTGAAGACCGTCGCGCCGATCGTCCAGACTGAACTGCAGCAGCAGCTGGCACCGCCGCCACCGGTCGCGACCACGGCTCCGACGCAACCGGGGCAGCCGGCGACGACAACGCCGACCAGCACCACCACGGCGCCGCCGCCACCTCCGCTGCCGTTCGCGCAGGCCGCGCTGTACAACCCCGCCAACTACCAGAACTTCGCGATCGTCAACGACGGGGTGATCTTCTTCTTCGACCAGGGCGTGTTGCTGCCCGCCTCGGCCGGGGGTTTGCACGTGCTGGTGCCCCGGTCGGCGATCGACCCGATGATCGCCTGACCCCGTCGCGCGACATTGCAGTGAGTGCGCTCGGCACTCGCACTTTCGCGCAGTAACTGCAATGTCGCGGCGGAAGGTCAGTTCCTCTAGTCCGTGCGGTCGTGAAGCGTGATGTGGTACCCGTCGGGGTCGGCGAAGGTGAAGGTTCGGCCGAAGGGTCCGTCGATCGGTGCGGAAACGATGGCGTGCCCGTCGGCGACGAGCGCGTCGTGGATGTCTTGAACGTCGTCGGCGTGCAGCCAGATTGCGGCACCGATGCCGGGCCGCGCAGCGGAGGCAAGATCGGTGCCGGCAACGACGTCGCGCAGCGCGAATGCGATCGGCTTGGTCTCGAAGACGACCGCGTGCGGGGGCCCGACCGGCGAGCGGACGAGGCCGAGGTACTGCTCGTAGAAGGACTGGGAGGCGTCGAGGTCGCGCGCCTGCAGTGAGATGAAATCGGGGCCGGTGACGGGCATGGTGCATTCCTTTCATCATGTCAGTTTCCTGACATTCACGACCATATGTCAGAATACTGACATGGGTCAAGACGGTGGTGGCATCGACGTCGGCACGTCACTGGGTTACGCATTGAAAGAGGCCTCGAGTGCTCTGCGCGCAGCCATGGAGGAGGTGCTGCGACCGCTCGGGATGAACATCACGCGCTACGCCTGCCTGGAGCTACTGGCTCAACGACCAGGCTTGTCGAACTCCGAACTCGCGCGGGGTGCGTTCGTGACGCGGCAGTCGATGAACGTGCTGCTGCAGACCTTGGAACGCGAGGGCTTCGTCAGCAGACCAGAGGAGGCGCCCGTGGGAAAGGCTCTTCCCACCCGACTCACGCCTCGCGGCCGCAAGGCTCTACAGACGGCGACGACGGCGGTCCGGGCTGTCGAGGACAGAATGCTGTCCAGCTTGTCCGAGGCCGAGCAGGCACGGGTGTTTCACGCACTGCAGACCATGATTCGTTCTCTGCGCAATGACAGCGCGGGTGCGTAGCTCGCTAACACCTGGCCCTGGCGAGCACGGCTCCGACGAACCGCACGAAGTCCTCATGGCCGCGCCGGAGCTGGGCTGCAGTACAACGGTGTCCGCGCCGGCGTCGACCCAGCGCCGCACATCACAACCCGATGCGACCTGGGGCACGGATGTGACGAACGGTCTGTTTGTGCTTACAGGCTCGATGAACTCGGGCGCGCTGACCCTCTTTGTTCGCTCTTGCGAACGTGTCGGGATCGCGAACGTCCGCTATTCCGCTTGGCGGAAATAGGGTTCTACCGTGCCGCTGAGCTTGACGACCATCGGATTTCCGCGGCGATCCTTGGCGGTAGGGACTTCCACACGCACCCAACCCTCGGCAACGTCGTACTCGACCACGTTGGTCTTCTCGGCGCCGTTGAAGCGAATGCCCACGCCGCGCAGGAGCGCCTCTTCGCTATAGAACGGACTACGCGGATCGATGGAGAGGTGATTCGGTGGAACGTCGGTGTTCTGATCCTGGGACATGATGGCTTTCGTTGAATGCTGCGTGGGATTTCGATTTTGATTCTCTGAGAACCTACGCGACCGTGTGGTCGCGGGTTCCACGTAGGTCTTGGCGTGCCGCGCCCGTGGAGTGCATCGCGTTGGCCGGGGCCTCGTCGCACATCCGCGCGATTCCCCAAAGACAAAAAAGACCAGCTCAAGGCTGGTCTTTTTGTCGGGCTGACAGGATTTGAACCTGCGACCACTTGACCCCCAGTCAAGTGCGCTACCAAGCTGCGCCACAGCCCGCGGTGCCGCCGGGATCGCCGGCAGCGAGCGAAACTCTACCTCAGCCGGGCCGCCCGACCACAATCGCCCCATCGGTTTCCGCCGGGCGCTCGGCCGCGACGGGCTCGGCTGCCTCGGGCGCTCGCGACACCCGCCAGGCGTACACCACCAGCGCCGCCCACACCGCCGCGATGCCGGCGTAGATCACCGTCGATACCGGCGCGTGCACGCCGAAGTACATGAGCAGCTTCTGACTGTTGGTCAGCACGATCACGCCACCGACGCCCGTACCGAGCAGCGCCGGACTGACCCGGCTGACCAGCCAGGCGGCCAGCGGCGCTGCGATGACACCGCCGACCATCAGGCCGACCACGACGGGCCAGTGATCCAGGAAGTCCTGCCGCAGACCGACCAGGAACCCCAGCGATGCCGACACCGACACCAGGAACTCCGAGGCGCTCACCGACCCGATCACGGTGCGCGGCGCGGTCTTGCCTTGAGATAACAGCGTGCTGGTGGTCACCGGCCCCCAGCCGCCACCACCGGAAGCATCGATGAATCCACCGAACAAACCCAGCGGGGCGAGGAACTTCGCACTGTGACTGGTCCCCCGCACCCCGAAGTTCAGCGGTGTCCGCATCGAGAAACGAAGCAGCACATACACACCGATGCCCAGCAGAATGGCCGCCATCAGCGGGGCCGCGTGCTCGGTGGACAGCGAGGACAACACCGTGGCGCCCAGGAACGCACCGATGGCGCCGGGAACTCCGAGCTTGGCCACCAGCGCCCAGTCGATGTTCTTGAACTTCCAGTGCGACATCCCCGAGGCGAAGGTGGTGCCGACCTCGGCGAGGTGCACCGCGGCACTGGCCTGCGCCGCCCCGACGCCGGACAGCACCAGCAGTGTCGAGGCGGTGACACCGAACGCCATACCGAGGGCACCGTCGACGAGCTGCGCGCCGACACCGACGAGCGTGAAGATGAGAAGCGAACGCATGGCTGCTTTCAGGGGGTTCGGTCACCTGGCGGCGACCGGATGGACGGGTGGGGGCGTCAGGGACGCGGACAACACCACTCGTCGAAAGCCATCAGGCGGCGCGACGGCCAGAAGGGCTCCAGCGCGGACAACGCGGACGGCGAGGCCGCAAGAGCGCGCTCAGCCATCGGTGTCCTCCTTATTACAAGCCGTCGACAGACTACAGGGACAACAACCGGTAAAGCCCAATCAATCCCACTGCGACGATGACCGCACGCAGCACGTTGGGTGACAACCGCCGGCCGTAATGGGCACCGAGGAAGCCACCGATCAACGACCCGATAGCGATCAGTCCGGCAGCTACCCAGCTGATCCGGTCGAACGCCACCGCCGTGTAGGCCACCGCGGCAACCACGTTGACCAGCAGCGACAGCAGATTCTTGGCCGCGTTCATGCGCTGCATCGACTCCGGCAGCAGCGCCCCCATCGCGCCGATCAGCAGAATCCCCTGGGCAGCGGTGAAGTACCCGCCGTACACGCCGACTGCGAAGGTGGCCAGCACCACCGCAATCATTCGGCGCGTCGAGACGTGCTCTGCGGACTGGCCGGACACCTCGGCACGCCGCCGCGCCCAATTCTGGATGCGCGGGCCGATGATCACCAGGATCAGTGCCCCGATCAACAGGACCGGCACGATCTGGGTGAACACCTTCTCCGGCAGGTGCAGCAGCAGCCAGGCGCCCAACGCGGCCCCGGTCAACGAGGCAGGGATCTGCCATTTCAGCCGGTCCCACTGGCCGCGCAGTTCCTGCCGGTAACCCCAGGTGCCCGATACCCCACCGGCCACCAAACCGACGGCGTTGGACATCGTCGCGGTGACCGGTGGAAAACCGAGCGCCACCAGCGTGGGGAACGTGATCAGTGTTCCGGAACCGACGACCGCGTTGATCGCGCCGGCACCGACACCGGCCAGCGCGATGAGCACCATGTGCGCAACAGACACTCAGAGCACCCTACTCACGATATGGACGGAGCCCTGTGCTGCATGGTCGCTCCGCTAGCGCTTCGCTCCGCGCTTCTCTCGGACTCGCACATTGATCCGCACCGGGCTGCCCTCGAAACCGAACGTCTCACGCAACCTGCGCTCCAGGAACCGCCGGTATCCGGCTTCCAGGAACCCGGTGGTGAACAACACGAACGTCGGCGGCCGGGTGGTCGCCTGGGTGGCGAACAGGATCCGGGGCTGCTTACCGCCACGCACCGGCGGCGGGTGTGCCGCCACGACCTCCTTGATGAAGGTGTTCAGCCGGCCGGTCGAAATTCGCCTGTCCCAGGACGCCAGCGACGTCTCCAGCGCCGGAACGAGTTTCTGCACCGCACGGCCGGTCATGGCCGAGATGTTCACCCGAGGCGCCCACTGCACCTGCGCCAGCTCACGGTCGATCTCGCGATCCAGCTGATATCGGCGGTCCTCGTCGACCAGGTCCCACTTGTTGAAGACCAGTACCAGGGCGCGGCCCGCCTCGATCACCATCGTCAGCACCCGCTGGTCCTGTTCGGTGAGTGGCTGCGATCCGTCGATCAGCACCAAGACCACCTCGGCGGCATCGATGGCGCTGTGCGTGCGCACCGACGCGTAGAACTCATGACCGCTGGCCTGGCCCACCTTGCGCCGCAACCCGGCGGTGTCGACGAAACGCCAAGGCTTGCCGCCCAATTCGATCAGCGAGTCGACGGGATCGACGGTGGTGCCCGCCACATCGTGCACGACGGAGCGCTCATCACCGGCCAGCCTGTTCAGCAGTGAACTCTTACCGACGTTGGGCTTGCCGACCAGAGCGACGCGGCGCGGTCCACCCGGCCCGCCGCGCACCTCGGAGACCTCGGGCAGGTCTTCGGTGACCAGATCGAGCAGGTCGGCCACTCCCCGCCCGTGCATGGCACTGATCGGGTGCGGCTCCCCCAGCCCGAGCGACCACAGCGCTGCGGCCTCGGCCTCGGTGCGGTCGTTGTCCACCTTGTTGGCGGCCAGGTACACCGGCTTGCCGGCGCGCTGCAGCCGTTTGGCCGCCGCTTCATCGGCTGCGGTCGCCCCGACCACGGCGTCGACCACCATGATGATCGCGTCGGCGGTCTGCATCGCCACCGAAGCCTGCTCGGCCACCTTCTGCTGCAAACCCTTGGCGTCGGGCTCCCAGCCGCCGGTGTCCTGCACGACGAAGCGCCGTCCCAGCCAGCTGGCGTCATAGGACACCCGGTCGCGGGTGACGCCCGGGATGTCCTGCACCACAGCCTCCCGGCGCCCCAGGATGCGGTTCACCAGAGTCGATTTGCCGACGTTGGGCCGACCGACGACGGCGATCACCGGCGGCGGCGCATGGACCTCGTCGTCGTCGACGGCTTCCTCGTCGGAAAAGCCGACCTCCCAGTCGCTCTCGTCGGACCAGGTGCCGTCCGCCGGGGAACCGGCATCAGTCTCGGTCATGGGCACGCTCCGGCACGCTGGACCACGAGATCCTCCAAGTGGGTCACGACCTCGGACTCGGACATCGCACTGGTGTCGACGATCAGCGCATCCTCGGCCGCCCGCATCGGCGATACCGCGCGCGAGGAGTCCAGGTGATCGCGCCGCACCACATCGGCGAGCACCGCTTCGTAGTCGTCGGGCAGTCCGTTGGCGATGTTCTGTGCGTTGCGCCGCCGGGCCCGTTCCTCGGCAGACGCGGTCAGATAGATCTTCACGTCCGCGTCGGGCAGCACCACGGTGCCGATATCGCGGCCCTCGACCACTACCGCGCCTTCGCCGGCGGCCAGCTCGCGCTGCAGTTGGACCAGCCTCGCCCGCACTGCGGGTACCGCCGAAACTGCGGAGACCGCCGCGGTCACCTCATCGCCGCGAATCTCGTGCGAAACATCTTCGCCGGCAAGGAAAGCGGTGTCGAAATCGGGGTCGTATCCGACGGCCAGATCGACCTCATCGGCCACCTCCGCCACCCGATCGGTGTCCGACAGATCAACCCCGGCGCGCAGCACCGCCAACGTGACGATCCGGTACATGGCACCGGTATTGAGGTACCGGGCACCCAGAGCGTGCGCCAACCCCCTTGATACCGAAGACTTTCCAGTCCCCGCGGGCCCGTCCAGGGCCACCGTCAACGCCTCGCTCACATCCCCACCGCCTTGTACAACTCGCCGATCTCCTTGCGGGTCAACACCCGGATACTGCCCGGCCGCATCTCACCCAGATTCACCGAACCGATATCGGTGCGCACCAAAGCCTGGACCGGGAAACCCACCGCTGCCAGCAGTCGGCGCACGATCCGCTTACGTCCTTCATGCAGCGTCACCCGCACCAGCGTCTTGCCCGGCAACGTGTCGACCAGGGCGAAGTCGTCGACGGCCGCCGGCCCGTCGTCCAGTTCCACACCGGCCTTGAGCTTCTTTCCCAGCCCGCGCGGCACATTGCCCAACACCGTCGCCACATAGGTCTTGGGCACCTCATAGGACGGGTGCATCAACCGGTGCGCCAACTCACCGTCGTTGGTGAGGATCAACAGTCCTTCGGTGTCGGCGTCCAGCCGGCCGACGTGGAACAGGTGCTTGTTACCGCGCACCCGGTGCTCCACCAGGTCCCCGACACAGGGCCGGCCCCGGTCATCGGACATCGTCGAATGCATCCCGCGTTCCTTGTTGATCGCCAGATACATCAGGTCGTCGTTCAACCGGATGCGCGTGCCGTCCACCCGGATCTCGGCGTTCTCCGGGTCCACCCGGGAGCCGAGTTCGGTGACGATCCGTCCGTCGACCTCGACCCGGCCGTCCAGGATCATCCGTTCGGCCACGCGGCGCGAGGCGACCCCGGCCTGCGACAGCACCTTCTGCAGTCGCACGCCTTCTTGCTCGGTCATGTCAGTCCTTGTCCACATCGATGGCGGGGGGCGCTTGAGGCGGCACTGCTGCCGCACCTTCAAGCTTGGCGAATCTCGGCTCATCGCTGAGGTTTTCGCTCAGATCGTCGATCACGTCGACATCGGGCAACAGTGGCGCGATATCGGGGAGATCGGTCAGTGACGACAGCCCGAGTCGTTCCAGGAACAGCTCGGTGGTGGCGAAAGTCACTGCCCCGCTGTCACCGTCCGTACCTGCCTCGATGATCAGGCCGCGCGCCAGCAGGGTGCGGATGACCGCGTCGACGTTCACGCCGCGCACCGCGCTCACCCGGGCGCGTGTCACGGGCTGCCGGTAGGCCACCACCGCCAGCGTCTCCAACGCCGCCCGGGTGAGCTTGGTCCGGGCACCGTCGAGCAGCAGCCGCTCCACGTACGGGGCGTACTTGGCGCGGGTGTACATCCGCCATCCGCCACCGGTCTCGCGCAGGTCGATGCCGCTGTCGCGGGCAGCCAGCTCGGCTGCCAACTGCCGCAGCGTCGCCTCCACCCGTTCGGCGGACTGCTGCACCGCCGAGGCCAGGATGTCCACCGGTGCGGGGGTGTCGACCACGAGCAGCAGCGCCTCCAGCACCGAGTACAGCTCGGCGTCGTCGAGCTGGACCTCCGGGGCGGGACCCGACTCGTCGTCGAGTTCAGACGCTTCAGCGACCTCGGTGCCCAGATCGACACGTGGTTCCGTGTCGGTCATGTCGTCGGTCATCAGTCTTCTTCCACTGCGGCGGCGAGGTGTTCGTTGGTAGGCCGATCTCCGGTCCACGAAACCTGGAGCACACCAAGCGGTTCTGGTTGCTCGAATGTTACCGCCCTGGCCCGGTAGAGCTCCAATAACGCCAGGAAGCTGCCGACGATCTGCATGACGTCGCAACCGGCGACCAGCTCGCCGAACGACGACCAACCGCCGATCCCGCGTGTCTCCAGCAGCCCCATCAGCCGCATCGCCTGCTCGGGCACCGATACGGACTGCACGTGCAGATGGTCCAACCGCACCGTCGGCACGGGCCGCGGCGTGAACGCCGACGCCGCGATCTCGGCGAACCGCATGGCGTCCACACCCAGTGTGACCTCGGGTAACAGCTCTTCGAAGCGCGCCTCCAACGCCACCGAGCGCGGATAGCTGCGCAGCGCCGCGGCCTCCAGCTCGGCGAACATTTCGGCGACATGTTTGAACGCCCGGTACTGCAGCAGCCGGGCGAACAACAGGTCGCGCACCTCCAGCAGTGCCAGATCTTCTTCGTCCTGCACCTCACCTGCGGGTAGCAGCCGGGCAGCCTTGAGATCCAGAAGTGTGGCGGCAATCACCAGAAACGCCGTCGTCTCGTCGAGCTCGAGCTGACGACCGATGACCTTCGTGTAGGCGATGAAGTCGTCGGTCACCTGGTGCAGTGCGACCTCGGTCACGTCCATGCGATGAGCGAAGATCAGCTGCAGCAGCAGGTCGAACGGACCTTCGAAATTGCTCAGCCGGACTTGGAAACCCGTTTGCGCGGCGGCCGGCTCGGGTTCGGCGGTCACACGCCGAACCGGTAGATGACCTCGCGAGCCAACGACCGATACGCCTGGGCGCCACTGGATTTCGGCGCCCAGGTGGTGATGGGCTCGCCGGCGACACTGGTTTCTGGAAACCGCACGGTGCGGGCGATGGCGGTATCGAAGACCAGATCACCGAAGCGTTCCACCACCCGGGCCATCACCTCACGCGCGTTCACCGTGCGCGGGTCGTAGCGGGTGACCAGGATGCCGCTGATCTCGAGCTTGGGGTTGAGCCGGTCACGAACCTTGTCGACGGTATCGGTGAGCAGGGCCAGCCCGCGCAGTGAGAAGAACTCGCATTCGGTGGGGATGATCACCCCATCCGCGCAGGCCAGGCCGTTGACGGTGAGCAGCCCCAGCGACGGCTGGCAGTCGATCAACACGTAGTCGTAACGGTCCAGCACCGGATAGAGCGCGCGGGCCAGCGACTGCTCGCGGCCCACCTCGTTGACCAGCTGAATCTCCGCGGCGGACAGGTCGATATTGCTGGGCACCAGGTCCAGGCCGCTGATCCGGGTCTTGATGAGGACCTGGTCGATGGACACCCGCGGTTCGATCAGCAGGTTGTGCACCGTGTGTTCCAGCTCGTAGTGCGGAACGCCCAGCCCCGCGGAGAGCGCACCCTGGGGATCCAGGTCGACCAACAGCACGCGCCGGCCGTATTCGGCCAGGCTGGCACCCAGATTGATGGTCGACGTGGTCTTGCCGACGCCGCCCTTCTGGTTGCACATCGCGATCACCTTGGCCGGACCGTGCGTGCTGCGCGGGGTCGGCTCGGGGATATCGCGGGCCGGGCGACCGGTGAGGCCCACTTCGGGCTGCGGCTCGATACCGAGGTGGAGGCTGCCGTCGTCGCTCATGCGGCCCCTTCCTCCTCGGC includes:
- the der gene encoding ribosome biogenesis GTPase Der, whose protein sequence is MTETDAGSPADGTWSDESDWEVGFSDEEAVDDDEVHAPPPVIAVVGRPNVGKSTLVNRILGRREAVVQDIPGVTRDRVSYDASWLGRRFVVQDTGGWEPDAKGLQQKVAEQASVAMQTADAIIMVVDAVVGATAADEAAAKRLQRAGKPVYLAANKVDNDRTEAEAAALWSLGLGEPHPISAMHGRGVADLLDLVTEDLPEVSEVRGGPGGPRRVALVGKPNVGKSSLLNRLAGDERSVVHDVAGTTVDPVDSLIELGGKPWRFVDTAGLRRKVGQASGHEFYASVRTHSAIDAAEVVLVLIDGSQPLTEQDQRVLTMVIEAGRALVLVFNKWDLVDEDRRYQLDREIDRELAQVQWAPRVNISAMTGRAVQKLVPALETSLASWDRRISTGRLNTFIKEVVAAHPPPVRGGKQPRILFATQATTRPPTFVLFTTGFLEAGYRRFLERRLRETFGFEGSPVRINVRVREKRGAKR
- the cmk gene encoding (d)CMP kinase: MSEALTVALDGPAGTGKSSVSRGLAHALGARYLNTGAMYRIVTLAVLRAGVDLSDTDRVAEVADEVDLAVGYDPDFDTAFLAGEDVSHEIRGDEVTAAVSAVSAVPAVRARLVQLQRELAAGEGAVVVEGRDIGTVVLPDADVKIYLTASAEERARRRNAQNIANGLPDDYEAVLADVVRRDHLDSSRAVSPMRAAEDALIVDTSAMSESEVVTHLEDLVVQRAGACP
- a CDS encoding pseudouridine synthase, whose protein sequence is MTEQEGVRLQKVLSQAGVASRRVAERMILDGRVEVDGRIVTELGSRVDPENAEIRVDGTRIRLNDDLMYLAINKERGMHSTMSDDRGRPCVGDLVEHRVRGNKHLFHVGRLDADTEGLLILTNDGELAHRLMHPSYEVPKTYVATVLGNVPRGLGKKLKAGVELDDGPAAVDDFALVDTLPGKTLVRVTLHEGRKRIVRRLLAAVGFPVQALVRTDIGSVNLGEMRPGSIRVLTRKEIGELYKAVGM
- the scpB gene encoding SMC-Scp complex subunit ScpB; the encoded protein is MTDDMTDTEPRVDLGTEVAEASELDDESGPAPEVQLDDAELYSVLEALLLVVDTPAPVDILASAVQQSAERVEATLRQLAAELAARDSGIDLRETGGGWRMYTRAKYAPYVERLLLDGARTKLTRAALETLAVVAYRQPVTRARVSAVRGVNVDAVIRTLLARGLIIEAGTDGDSGAVTFATTELFLERLGLSSLTDLPDIAPLLPDVDVIDDLSENLSDEPRFAKLEGAAAVPPQAPPAIDVDKD
- a CDS encoding segregation/condensation protein A; the protein is MTAEPEPAAAQTGFQVRLSNFEGPFDLLLQLIFAHRMDVTEVALHQVTDDFIAYTKVIGRQLELDETTAFLVIAATLLDLKAARLLPAGEVQDEEDLALLEVRDLLFARLLQYRAFKHVAEMFAELEAAALRSYPRSVALEARFEELLPEVTLGVDAMRFAEIAASAFTPRPVPTVRLDHLHVQSVSVPEQAMRLMGLLETRGIGGWSSFGELVAGCDVMQIVGSFLALLELYRARAVTFEQPEPLGVLQVSWTGDRPTNEHLAAAVEED
- a CDS encoding ParA family protein, with translation MSDDGSLHLGIEPQPEVGLTGRPARDIPEPTPRSTHGPAKVIAMCNQKGGVGKTTSTINLGASLAEYGRRVLLVDLDPQGALSAGLGVPHYELEHTVHNLLIEPRVSIDQVLIKTRISGLDLVPSNIDLSAAEIQLVNEVGREQSLARALYPVLDRYDYVLIDCQPSLGLLTVNGLACADGVIIPTECEFFSLRGLALLTDTVDKVRDRLNPKLEISGILVTRYDPRTVNAREVMARVVERFGDLVFDTAIARTVRFPETSVAGEPITTWAPKSSGAQAYRSLAREVIYRFGV